The Haloplanus sp. CK5-1 genome segment CTCCACCAGTATACCCGTCAGAACCAGATTGAGGACGATGCCGAGGACCGGCGGGAGCGGGTAGAACGGCATCTCGTACGGTCGGTTCATGTCGGGGCGCTCCCGCCGAAGTTTGATCACCGAGCCGTTGACGACGATGAACGAGAGGAGGAAGAACAGACTGGACATGTTGCCGGCGCTCTGTGTCGGGAGGGCGACGGAGCCAAGCATCACCACCCCGCTCGCGAGGATGGCGATCAAGGGCGTCCCGTAGCGGTGGTGCAGTTGTCCGAACGAGGGAAGGAGTTGCTCCTCCCGGCCCATCGAAAACGCCACCCGCGAGGAGGCGATGACGACGGCGTTCAGCGCCGTCAGCGTCGAGAAGACGGCGCCGAAGACGATTATCGCGCCGCCGTTCTGGATGATCGGCAACCCCGTCGGCATGAACGCTGTCGCCGCCTGCGCGATGCCGGCTTCCCCGGCGGCCGCGAGGCCGTCGGCACCGAGCGTCCCCACCGCCACGCCTACCACCGCGAGGTAGACGAGCACCGTCACCGCGAGGCTCGCGAAGATGGCCTTCGGGATGTTCTCGCGGGGGTTCTTCACTTCCTCCGTCACCGTCGTGATGAGGTCGTACCCCTCGAAAGCGATGAAGGTCAACCCCATCGCGGGGAGGATACTGAGGGGACCGGCACCGTCCGCGAACAGCGGCTGAAACTCGGCGGTAGCGAACATCGGCGACGTCGCGCCGAAGGCCACGAAGACGACGAGAATGCCCACCTTGACCAGCGTGAAGATGGTCTCGACGCTCCCGCTGGCGGCCGTCGAGACGGCGTTCAGTGCGACCAGGGAGAGGACGGCGACGAACGCCAGTCCGATGGCTGCAGGGACGGCCGCGTCCACGACCGGGAGTGCGACCGCACCCACCTGCCCCGGGGCCGGCGTCAGGTCGTAGACGTGGAGGAGTTCGAGGAAGTTCGGCGCGAAGCCGAGGGCGTACAGCCCGCCCGCGATCATGTACGCGAACCACAGCATCCACCCCATCACGAACGAGGGCAGGTCGGCGAACACCTCCCTGACGAAGGCGTACCCGCCGCCGCTTTTCGGAATCGACGCCGCGAGTTCGGCGTAGGAGAGGCCGGTGAAGGCGGTCACGACGCCGTTGAGCACGAACACGAGGATGGCCGCTGGTCCGGCGATTTCGGCCGCCAGCCCCGTCAGCACGAAGATGCCCGCGCCGATCATCGCCCCCATGCCGATCATCGTCGCGTCGAGGAGGCCGAGGTCGGCCTCGGGTGCGCGGTCGCCGTGTCCGCTCACACGGTCCCCCGCGCCCACGACAACTCATCCACTCCGGCGTCCATCCACCCGCGGCCGTCGCCGCTCGTGAGTCTCCGGACCATTCCCGCTACCGGCACCGACGCCTGTAGATCACAAGAAAGCCCGGTGTTCTTTCCACCGAGCGACAACCGGTGTAACGGATCGCCGTCCCCACGTCGCGTGCCAGTGTCTGACACAACTTTATCTATATGTGTACCGTTACCACGATACATGTCCTCGAGTGACAGCCCGTACGTCTTTCGCGACGAGGTAGCGCGCACCGACGCCGACCGGGACCCGCCGACTACGGACGGACGGGAGGTCGTCATCGTCGACGGCCGTGCGATGAGTTACCGCTGGTACCGCCGCTGACGACGCGACGTTCGTGGGCTGCTCAGAACGCGTCGCCGTGGACGTCGACCTCGGCCTGCAGGTCCTCCCGGAGCGCCGTGTGGACGTGACAGATGTCCTCGGCCCGGGCGACGATTTCGTCGAACGTCTCTTCGTCCAGGTCGGCCGCCACGTGGACCGCAAAGCGGATCGATTCGAGGTCGTCGTCCTCGTCCAGGTCGGCGTCGGCGTCGATCCGAACTTTCCCGAGGTCGTCGTGGCCGCGCTGTTGGCCGCCGACGCGGAACGCCGGCAGGAAGCAGGACGCGTACGTCGCAACGAGCGCCGCGTTCGGGTTCGGTCCCGTCTCGTCGGTGGC includes the following:
- a CDS encoding OsmC family protein, which encodes MSDIETTTVSDEGFACVNQVGEFEFTVDATDETGPNPNAALVATYASCFLPAFRVGGQQRGHDDLGKVRIDADADLDEDDDLESIRFAVHVAADLDEETFDEIVARAEDICHVHTALREDLQAEVDVHGDAF
- a CDS encoding APC family permease, giving the protein MIGMGAMIGAGIFVLTGLAAEIAGPAAILVFVLNGVVTAFTGLSYAELAASIPKSGGGYAFVREVFADLPSFVMGWMLWFAYMIAGGLYALGFAPNFLELLHVYDLTPAPGQVGAVALPVVDAAVPAAIGLAFVAVLSLVALNAVSTAASGSVETIFTLVKVGILVVFVAFGATSPMFATAEFQPLFADGAGPLSILPAMGLTFIAFEGYDLITTVTEEVKNPRENIPKAIFASLAVTVLVYLAVVGVAVGTLGADGLAAAGEAGIAQAATAFMPTGLPIIQNGGAIIVFGAVFSTLTALNAVVIASSRVAFSMGREEQLLPSFGQLHHRYGTPLIAILASGVVMLGSVALPTQSAGNMSSLFFLLSFIVVNGSVIKLRRERPDMNRPYEMPFYPLPPVLGIVLNLVLTGILVEYLLRTDVLALVLSGGWILLGVTAYAVYTRLGSRDDSQGTTDGRTPQAND